The genomic window ATGTCGAGGTGCGCGAGGCTGTCTCCTGACCCAGCGACGCCGTAGTTGTGGATGCGCGAGTCCTCCTCGGTGATGGGCACCACGTTGGCCATGATGTCGAACACGCCCCTCAGGTGCACCCTCACTCCGTTGGTCGCCGCCGTCCTCGTGACGGTCAGCCCTGGAACCGCGGCCGACTGCCACCGTGCGCCGGCCTCGATCGGGATCTCGATGGCCGCATCGTCGAAGGACATCTCGAGGTGATCAACGTCGCCGTTCCAGCTGGTGGTCTTCTGGGCTCCCATGAAGAGACGGTGGTGCGCGAAGCGGATGCCGAGGGCCTGGATCCAGGTGAAGTCGCGGCTCATGGAGGGGTTGCGCTTGCCGATGAAGTGGGCGTTGATGTGGAGGTCGGCGTCGGAGACGATGCAGAAGTCCTGGTCCTTCTTGCCGTGGAAGTAGAAGTTGTTGCCGTCGCCGCCGGTGAAGCGCGGGTcaccgcaagacacgccggcgtagAAGTCGCACACTAGAATCCAAAGTAAAGTCAATGACACCACATACACACATACAGAAAAGATATCATGCATGGTAAGAACAATCTCCTCAAACTTTACTGCAGTAGGTCTTGCAGCTGGGGCAGAGGACGATGCACTGGTTGGGGCAGCGCTTGTCGCACTTGCCCATGCAGCCCGCCTTCCTGCCGTTGGTGTCCTTGCACGACAGCTGCTGGCTCCTCTGCCCGAACTTCCCCGGGCTGATCATGTGGTAGTTGGGGGGCAGCTTCCTCGGCGGCTGGGCCTGGACGCCGGCGGCGGCCGCCAGGGCGCACACGGCCACCAGAGCGGCCAGCGCAGCAACCAGTTGCCGCGCCATGGATCGTCCTTCTTGCTAGATCGAGCACACTACTGAGATGGGTCGTGGTGGTGAGGTGTTTGTCGCATGTGAACGTTGCGATATATAGGGAAGTTCTCCCACTTGCAGGCCAGCATTCTCCGGAGACGCTTTGCGTTCACCTGCATGTTTCGTGTACGTGTGACACATCGAAAGGTCAACCGGGCATGTGATAGTCGATCGTTCCTGATCGCCTCCTAACTGTCTTCGCCAACACAACAGAGACCCCACTTGGAGTAGCTAAGTGTCATCGTGTGTGCTCAAAGCCCCCTTTCATCGTCCTAATCAATCCCTGCCCGGCCGCCATGGACAGCTCGATTACTGCCCCACTAATCAATCTAAACAAGTATATTTGCTTGCACACACATACACTGTACTTGTACAAAATAATGGGAGGCAAAAAGAGGGAATTAAACTAATGATTCTAGTTTTTTGTTTTAGCGATCATTATACTCATTTTTTAATTAAAACCACACAATAAATTACGTTGGTCATGTCGGATTTCCACGGTATACTTACACTACATGCTTTAAGGTGTGGAATTAAGATAAACACAACGACCTCGTTAAACAAAATTCGCTGCAGTAAAAAAAGCCTAAACttaaacaaataaaaataaaacaaaaaacataTTTTTTCTAAAGTAGAATGAATTAGGGGCATTGATATTACCTTACAGAAGAAATAAAACGAAAGAAAAACTGTGCATCGTGGATGTCGATATTCTTTTCTactccctcttttttttttgcttccgcatataaaatttggtcaaagtcaaactttgtcaaGTTTGACTAACGTTATAGAAAGaacatcaacattcacaatatgaaatcaatattattagatgcatcatgaaatttattttcataccatatagttttagtattgtagatgttgatatttttcttataaagttagtcaaactttacatagtttgactttgaccaaattttatatgcggactaaaaagaaacgaagggagtacaggCTTGACATAATTTAACCCTTTTTACTTAAGAGAAAAACAATATCGTTAGTGAAAAGATTAGGAAGTAGTATTAAGGAAATATGCCTAACATGGACTATCATAAAGACTTGTTGTCAAACTTATTTCTTACAAAGAGGATTCTGCGTGTACTAAAAACTTGCACACAAATATGCAAACTTGCACAATTTGGTACGTATTGTGCAGGAACAAGTGTAAACTAGTGCAAATATACTAGTGCAAGAACAAGTGTAAACATGCACATAGAAGTGGAAACTAAAACACCGATGCTAGCCTAGCGTTTTATGTCAGCAACTATTATGCTAAATCTTTAACTAAAATTACACAATAAATTACATTGGTCATATCAGATGTATACAATATTCATACACCACGGGATTTAAGGTGCGGAAATAAGGTCAACACAACAACATGATTAAAGAAAAACAAATTGTAGTAATAAAACATGAACTtagacaaataaaaataaaaaataaaaaataaaagcagAATTCCAGGGAAGAATGAATTAGGTACATTGGTATTGTCCTAAAGAAGAAACAAAATGAAAGAAAAACTAGGTATTGTGAATGTCAATATTCTTTTCTATAAGCTCGataattttttaaaaagtttgacttaagacaaaacgAACACGGGTAGTCAGAATAAAAAGCAGTATTATGCAAATATGCTCAACAGCGCAAATCATAAAGACTTGTTTTTATACTTTTTTAATTATAAAGAGGATTAATAATGTATTAAAAACTTGCACAAAACATATGCAAAACTTGCATAATTCGGTATTGTGCAAAATAAGTTTAAACTAGTGCAtgtttaataataataataataataacattcAAAATGGATCAAAACATGGAAAATGTCCATTTTAGATTTCTAGCACAAAAATCAAGTAGTATGGCACAATCACAATAT from Triticum aestivum cultivar Chinese Spring chromosome 3B, IWGSC CS RefSeq v2.1, whole genome shotgun sequence includes these protein-coding regions:
- the LOC123066467 gene encoding uncharacterized protein; translated protein: MARQLVAALAALVAVCALAAAAGVQAQPPRKLPPNYHMISPGKFGQRSQQLSCKDTNGRKAGCMGKCDKRCPNQCIVLCPSCKTYCMCDFYAGVSCGDPRFTGGDGNNFYFHGKKDQDFCIVSDADLHINAHFIGKRNPSMSRDFTWIQALGIRFAHHRLFMGAQKTTSWNGDVDHLEMSFDDAAIEIPIEAGARWQSAAVPGLTVTRTAATNGVRVHLRGVFDIMANVVPITEEDSRIHNYGVAGSGDSLAHLDIGFKFHDLTDDVHGVLGQTYRSDYVNEMSVRASMPIMGGAPNYVSSDIFAADCAVSRFGRNTGISMMTGKTD